A window of Apium graveolens cultivar Ventura unplaced genomic scaffold, ASM990537v1 ctg420, whole genome shotgun sequence contains these coding sequences:
- the LOC141701607 gene encoding uncharacterized protein LOC141701607, producing the protein MGYVRETIPRPQGEKRKLFSKYQEGHRKNVEMTFGVLQSQFAIVHDPTQFWDKEDLAKIMRACIILHNMIVEDERDTYVTPFGALPSYDDATYGLPPPNFGEESLASNEMYIGRTIQLCNRQKHRQLQFDLVEHITMFHNND; encoded by the coding sequence ATGGGCTACGTTCGTGAAACAATTCCACGCCCACAGGGTGAAAAGAGAAAATTGTTCTCCAAATATCAAGAAGGTCATCGAAAAAACGTAGAAATGACATTTGGCGTGTTGCAATCTCAATTTGCAATTGTACATGATCCAACACAATTTTGGGATAAAGAAGATCTCGCTAAAATAATGAGAGCGTGTATTATACTACATAATATGATCGTTGAGGATGAGAGAGACACATACGTCACTCCCTTTGGCGCTTTACCATCTTACGATGATGCAACATATGGCTTACCGCCTCCAAACTTTGGCGAAGAATCTTTAGCCTCTAATGAAATGTATATCGGAAGGACTATCCAACTTTGTAACAGGCAGAAACATCGTCAACTACAATTCGATCTGGTTGAGCATATCACAATGTTCCATAATAATGATTAA
- the LOC141701606 gene encoding uncharacterized protein LOC141701606, producing the protein MDENSDMSKEFIEEGSSTTTKRVICKDREAGHERLERDYFAQNPVYPLDTFRRRFRMGRHVFLRIVDALSNFDPYFQQKVDALERKGLSPLQNSRRPHACWHMELERMQLMIMCALPNSNDVQRLIKMGKARGFPGMMGSIDYMHLQWKNCPKAWKGMFMRGHKGVPTILLNVVASSDLWI; encoded by the exons ATGGATGAGAACTCTGATATGTCTAAAGAATTTATTGAAGAAGGCTCGTCAACCACGACTAAACGAGTGATATGCAAAGACCGCGAAGCGGGTCATGAACGATTGGAGAGAGATTATTTTGCTCAAAATCCAGTATACCCTCTAGATACATTCCGACGACGGTTTCGAATGGGAAGACACGTGTTCCTTCGAATTGTGGATGCTCTTTCAAATTTTGATCCATATTTTCAGCAGAAGGTTGATGCATTGGAAAGAAAGGGCCTATCACCTTTACAAAATTCACGGCGGCCACACGCATGTTGGCATATGGAATTGGAACGGATGCAGTTGATGATTATGTGTGCATTG CCAAACTCAAATGATGTACAACGTCTCATAAAAATGGGAAAGGCTCGCGGTTTTCCCGGAATGATGGGGAGTATTGACTACATGCATTTGCAGTGGAAAAATTGCCCTAAAGCATGGAAAGGGATGTTCATGAGGGGTCATAAAGGAGTTCCAACAATATTGCTTAATGTTGTTGCCTCATCGGACCTATGGATATGA